The Plasmodium yoelii strain 17X genome assembly, chromosome: 8 genome includes a region encoding these proteins:
- a CDS encoding fam-a protein — protein sequence MNKFYIQIVLFLLTISLYVNNKTLATEPALGEDTAPKPLHCSTSEEIYEKNKHLLRNDPKETIQAYIYMNKALNHLDHHSTSKDYKLCKKYNFHRAFFYKKKYQGHTDVEKIQYTIDDPNKYNEIINELWDPDHPNFLNTGSISENITIIAYGSANINNHNPSNKKYKNEIVKEANLLKTNIDSEEGIRKGKLKKTFVNWNLIKKRSKCVNITYIKYVSDIQILIIIYFNNC from the exons ATGAAtaagttttatattcaaattgttttatttcttttaaccATCTCCCTAtatgtgaataataaaaccCTTGCAACTGAACCTGCTCTAGGAGAAGATACAGCACCCAAACCACTACATTGTTCTAC TTCagaagaaatatatgaaaaaaacaagcACCTATTACGTAACGATCCCAAAGAAACTATACAAGcgtacatatatatgaataaagcTTTAAACCATTTAGACCATCATTCTACAAGTAAagattataaattatgtaaaaaatataatttccaTCGTgcgtttttttataaaaaaaaatatcaaggTCATACCGATGTTGAAAAAATTCAATATACAATCGATGATCCGAATAAG TacaatgaaataataaacgAGTTATGGGATCCTGATCATcccaattttttaaatactgGTTCT ataTCAGAAAACATAACTATAATTGCTTATGGGTcagcaaatataaataatcacAACCCTtccaataaaaaatataaaaacgaaATTGTAAAAGAagcaaatttattaaaaactaACATTGATTCCGAAGAAGGTATtagaaaaggaaaattaaaaaaaacgttTGTTAATTGGAACCTTATTAAAAAACGCAGCAAATGTGTTAATATCACCTATATCAAATATGTAAGCGATATccaaattttaataataatttatttcaacaattgttaa